A single window of Vibrio sp. HB236076 DNA harbors:
- the nagB gene encoding glucosamine-6-phosphate deaminase: protein MRFIAFEGAHQVAAWSAEYIIDAINTVAPTAQRPFVLGLPTGSTPLATYQRLIQAYQAHRISFEHVVTFNMDEYAGLAKTSPDSYWYFMQHHFFDHIDINPQNTHRLDGGSLDPTSECVDFEAKIQELGGVDLFLGGIGSDGHIAFNEPGTSLHSRTRLCRLSERTRMDNARFFADHIARVPTHALSVGIETIMAAKTVVILATGSHKANAISDAIEGSINHLSPISYLQLHRDSIIVSDIDACQELKVKTLKHFQHIERAEIAKFNHLEE from the coding sequence ATGAGATTCATTGCTTTTGAAGGCGCCCACCAAGTGGCAGCTTGGAGCGCTGAGTACATAATTGACGCTATCAACACAGTTGCCCCAACCGCTCAACGCCCCTTTGTATTAGGCCTTCCAACCGGCAGCACTCCGTTAGCGACGTATCAACGTCTCATTCAAGCCTATCAAGCGCATCGCATCAGTTTTGAACATGTGGTCACTTTTAATATGGACGAATACGCCGGGCTCGCCAAAACGTCACCAGACAGTTACTGGTATTTTATGCAGCACCACTTTTTTGATCATATCGATATCAACCCTCAAAACACTCATAGGCTCGACGGTGGTAGCCTTGACCCGACGAGCGAGTGCGTCGACTTTGAAGCAAAGATTCAAGAACTTGGAGGAGTCGATTTGTTTCTTGGCGGTATCGGTAGTGACGGACACATCGCATTTAATGAACCGGGTACCTCCTTGCACTCACGGACACGTCTGTGCCGATTGAGTGAAAGAACACGCATGGACAATGCACGCTTTTTTGCCGATCACATTGCGCGAGTCCCTACTCATGCTCTCTCTGTGGGGATAGAGACAATTATGGCAGCGAAAACGGTCGTGATATTGGCGACCGGAAGCCACAAAGCAAACGCCATTAGTGATGCCATTGAAGGCAGTATCAATCATTTATCGCCAATTTCCTACCTACAACTCCACCGTGATAGTATCATTGTCAGCGATATTGACGCGTGCCAAGAGCTCAAAGTGAAAACGCTCAAACACTTTCAACACATCGAACGCGCTGAAATCGCAAAATTCAATCACCTCGAGGAGTAA
- the rnd gene encoding ribonuclease D — MDYQLITDNKALEKLCQSVRNSTWLMLDTEFVRIRTFYPKLGLIQLFDGEQLALIDPLTIDDMTPFVKLLNDKTITKVLHACGEDIEVFQHAFGCIPYPMVDTQIMAAFLGHGLSTGFASLVQQYLGVELDKSEARTDWCARPLTQKQMQYAAADVFYLLPLFEQLKPQLEQANWWQDALQESQHQAQKRLSNTDIALLYREIKGAWKLTSLQLARLQPLAEWRYREAVKRDLALNFIFKEIDLLEVARLGLTQKHAMLEAGMDERSVMRHGKAIAKLVSDANELPTDSHPEKVIRLVDENQYKQTFKTLKDVVQKVAKETGLATEFLASKKQIHQLIKWVWHHNKAPHCLPDVMQGWRQPLLGEEMLVKLVEN, encoded by the coding sequence GTGGATTATCAATTAATAACAGACAACAAAGCCTTAGAGAAACTCTGCCAAAGTGTTCGTAATAGCACTTGGCTGATGTTGGATACGGAATTCGTCCGCATTCGAACCTTTTACCCAAAGCTTGGGCTAATCCAATTATTCGACGGCGAGCAACTGGCGTTAATTGACCCGCTAACCATCGATGACATGACGCCGTTTGTCAAACTGTTAAACGATAAGACAATCACCAAAGTCTTACATGCGTGTGGTGAAGACATTGAAGTCTTTCAGCACGCTTTTGGTTGCATTCCTTATCCAATGGTGGATACCCAGATTATGGCTGCGTTCTTAGGTCATGGTTTATCGACCGGCTTTGCTTCTTTAGTTCAACAATATTTAGGGGTTGAACTCGATAAGAGTGAAGCGCGAACCGATTGGTGTGCTCGGCCTTTAACTCAAAAACAAATGCAATATGCGGCGGCGGATGTCTTTTACCTATTGCCTTTATTTGAGCAATTAAAGCCGCAATTAGAGCAAGCAAACTGGTGGCAAGATGCATTGCAAGAGAGTCAGCACCAAGCTCAAAAGCGGCTCTCAAACACCGATATCGCACTCTTGTATCGTGAGATAAAAGGGGCGTGGAAGTTGACATCGCTGCAATTGGCGCGTTTGCAACCATTAGCTGAGTGGCGTTATCGAGAAGCGGTTAAACGGGACTTAGCACTTAATTTTATCTTTAAAGAGATCGATCTTTTAGAAGTTGCACGGCTGGGATTAACGCAAAAACACGCGATGTTAGAAGCGGGGATGGATGAGCGCAGCGTTATGCGTCATGGCAAAGCGATTGCTAAATTGGTGTCTGATGCCAATGAATTACCGACGGATAGCCACCCAGAGAAAGTGATTCGATTGGTTGATGAAAATCAGTACAAGCAAACGTTTAAGACTTTAAAAGATGTTGTTCAGAAGGTCGCAAAAGAAACCGGATTAGCAACGGAGTTTTTGGCGTCGAAAAAGCAAATCCATCAACTGATCAAATGGGTTTGGCACCACAATAAAGCGCCACACTGTTTACCGGATGTCATGCAAGGGTGGCGTCAGCCTTTACTCGGCGAAGAAATGCTGGTTAAGTTGGTGGAAAATTAA
- the minE gene encoding cell division topological specificity factor MinE: MSLLEFFRPAKKTTANLAKERLQIIVAERRSSDEPAPSYLPQLKEDILKVIAKYVDVDPSMVDLTFEQKDDDISVLELNVKLPEDEKSS, from the coding sequence ATGTCGCTATTAGAATTTTTCCGCCCAGCCAAGAAAACAACCGCCAATCTTGCCAAAGAAAGGCTGCAAATCATCGTGGCGGAACGTCGTAGTAGTGATGAACCTGCTCCGTCTTATCTTCCTCAACTCAAAGAAGATATTTTAAAGGTCATTGCAAAATACGTCGATGTCGACCCGTCCATGGTCGATTTGACTTTTGAACAAAAAGACGACGACATCTCAGTACTAGAGCTCAATGTCAAACTGCCAGAAGACGAAAAGTCGTCCTAA
- the tsaB gene encoding tRNA (adenosine(37)-N6)-threonylcarbamoyltransferase complex dimerization subunit type 1 TsaB yields MSVKILAIDTATENCSVALLVGDTIYSRSEVAPRDHTKKVLPMVEEILAEANLELNQLDALAYGQGPGSFTGVRIGIGIAQGLAFGADLPMIGVSTLKAMAQACYRLHGATQVATAIDARMSEVYWAQYQRTGDGDWQVCGVETVIAPEALADYVSVDGATWYTAGTGWQAYPTLEQLPLERFESGVPLPEAQDMVVLAARDWQQGRTTEAEHASPVYLRDTVAWKKLPGRE; encoded by the coding sequence ATGAGTGTAAAAATCCTCGCCATCGATACGGCTACTGAGAACTGTTCTGTGGCGTTATTGGTCGGTGATACTATCTACAGTCGCAGTGAGGTTGCGCCGCGTGACCACACCAAAAAAGTGCTGCCGATGGTTGAAGAGATCCTGGCTGAAGCCAACCTTGAGCTCAATCAACTCGATGCCTTAGCCTATGGCCAAGGCCCGGGGAGTTTCACCGGTGTGCGAATCGGTATTGGTATTGCCCAGGGCCTAGCGTTTGGTGCTGATTTGCCTATGATTGGGGTATCGACATTAAAAGCTATGGCACAAGCGTGCTATCGATTGCACGGCGCGACGCAAGTGGCAACGGCTATTGATGCGCGGATGAGTGAAGTCTATTGGGCTCAATATCAACGCACCGGTGATGGCGATTGGCAAGTGTGCGGCGTTGAAACGGTGATTGCGCCTGAGGCCTTGGCCGATTATGTGTCGGTCGATGGGGCGACTTGGTATACCGCGGGTACCGGCTGGCAAGCTTACCCAACACTTGAACAATTGCCGCTGGAGAGGTTCGAAAGCGGTGTGCCGTTACCAGAAGCTCAAGATATGGTGGTGCTTGCTGCGCGCGATTGGCAACAAGGCCGTACCACAGAGGCAGAGCATGCCAGCCCCGTTTATTTACGCGATACCGTGGCGTGGAAAAAACTGCCTGGCAGAGAATAA
- the minD gene encoding septum site-determining protein MinD, protein MARIIVVTSGKGGVGKTTSSAAIASGLALKGKKTAVIDFDIGLRNLDLIMGCERRVVYDFVNVINGEATLNQALIKDKRTDNLFILPASQTRDKDALTHQGVEKVLNELDEMGFDFVICDSPAGIEQGALMALYFADEAIVTTNPEVSSVRDSDRILGILDSKSRRSEQGLEPVKQHLLLTRYNPARVSQGEMLSVTDVEEILHISLLGVIPESQAVLNASNKGVPVIFDSETDAGLAYSDTVDRLLGNQTEFRFLTEEKKGIFKRLFGG, encoded by the coding sequence ATGGCACGCATAATCGTTGTGACCTCTGGTAAAGGCGGCGTTGGAAAAACCACGTCGAGTGCAGCAATTGCTTCTGGCCTAGCACTAAAAGGCAAGAAAACGGCCGTCATCGATTTTGATATCGGCTTGCGAAACCTAGACTTAATCATGGGCTGCGAACGCCGTGTTGTCTATGATTTCGTTAATGTTATCAATGGTGAAGCCACGCTTAACCAAGCTCTTATCAAAGATAAGCGCACGGATAATTTATTTATTTTACCTGCCTCTCAAACTCGTGATAAAGATGCGCTCACCCACCAGGGCGTAGAAAAAGTATTGAACGAACTCGATGAGATGGGGTTTGACTTTGTCATTTGCGACTCCCCAGCAGGTATTGAGCAAGGCGCGTTAATGGCATTGTACTTTGCCGATGAAGCCATCGTCACAACAAACCCAGAAGTTTCATCTGTGCGTGATTCAGACCGAATTCTCGGCATCTTAGATTCTAAATCTCGCCGTTCAGAGCAAGGCCTTGAGCCTGTCAAACAACACTTACTGCTCACCCGTTATAATCCAGCACGGGTTTCACAAGGTGAAATGTTAAGTGTTACGGATGTTGAAGAGATCTTACACATTTCTCTTCTTGGTGTGATCCCAGAAAGCCAAGCGGTACTCAACGCATCAAACAAAGGGGTTCCTGTTATTTTTGATAGTGAAACCGACGCGGGTTTGGCGTATTCTGACACTGTCGATCGCCTACTCGGCAATCAAACCGAATTTCGCTTCCTGACGGAAGAAAAGAAAGGAATCTTTAAACGACTGTTTGGAGGCTAA
- a CDS encoding lytic transglycosylase domain-containing protein, with protein MRKTISTALGVLAIVFQSGAYAQSDKVTFDQYVVELKKQAIEQGISPNLVERAFADVTYHPRAVKADRNQPEKRLTLDEYIPRAVPDWKVKQAQQLYVQYQQPLERISKEYGVPARFIVALWGVESNFGRYTGGYQVVDALTTMAYEGRREAFFKKELMSALNILQQGHIELKDFKGSWAGAMGQPQFMPSSFLSFAADGNGDGKKDIWQTPEDVFASAANYLKQAGWDDTYTWGRQVHIAKDFDLSLQGRELGKEKTLQQWQALGVRRFDGRDLPRPSTPLQAWLIAPDDADGRVYLIYNNYNVLMKWNRSYYFALAVSHLADRIVMP; from the coding sequence ATGCGAAAAACCATCTCGACCGCACTAGGCGTATTAGCGATAGTGTTTCAATCCGGAGCGTATGCACAATCCGACAAAGTGACCTTTGACCAGTATGTGGTGGAATTAAAAAAACAAGCGATTGAACAAGGGATATCGCCCAATCTCGTCGAACGTGCGTTTGCTGATGTCACTTATCATCCCAGGGCTGTTAAAGCGGATCGCAACCAGCCAGAGAAACGTTTGACCTTGGATGAGTATATTCCTCGAGCGGTACCAGACTGGAAAGTCAAGCAAGCGCAGCAGCTCTATGTGCAATATCAGCAACCGCTTGAGAGGATCAGCAAGGAATACGGTGTGCCTGCTCGTTTTATCGTTGCACTGTGGGGCGTAGAGAGTAATTTTGGTCGTTACACTGGCGGCTATCAAGTGGTTGATGCTCTCACGACCATGGCATACGAAGGGCGACGTGAAGCCTTTTTTAAAAAAGAGTTGATGTCTGCGCTTAACATTTTGCAGCAAGGGCATATCGAGCTCAAAGACTTTAAAGGCTCTTGGGCTGGTGCGATGGGCCAACCTCAATTTATGCCAAGTTCATTTCTTTCCTTTGCCGCGGATGGCAATGGCGATGGCAAGAAAGACATTTGGCAAACCCCTGAAGACGTCTTTGCTTCTGCGGCCAATTATCTCAAACAGGCGGGGTGGGATGACACGTATACCTGGGGGCGGCAAGTGCATATTGCGAAAGATTTCGACCTTAGCTTACAAGGGCGTGAATTGGGCAAAGAAAAAACCTTGCAGCAATGGCAAGCACTGGGTGTACGTCGTTTTGATGGACGCGATCTACCCAGGCCATCAACACCGCTACAAGCCTGGTTGATCGCGCCTGACGATGCAGATGGACGAGTGTATTTGATTTATAATAACTACAATGTATTGATGAAGTGGAACCGCTCTTACTACTTTGCCTTGGCGGTCAGTCATCTGGCCGACCGCATCGTGATGCCTTAA
- a CDS encoding chromosome partitioning protein ParA — protein sequence MTSINGLPSSSIHGTQKSSQLRRKKKTTSSVSDVSSSAIVKKNAIDVKNMAKAEDSAQAIHYDLPEGRSRKALQEYMGVLHQAKREELAQMLGVDLYI from the coding sequence ATGACATCGATTAACGGTTTGCCTTCTTCGTCTATCCATGGGACACAAAAGTCCTCTCAACTTCGGCGTAAGAAAAAAACAACCTCATCGGTCTCCGACGTCTCCTCATCTGCGATAGTCAAAAAAAATGCCATCGATGTGAAAAACATGGCAAAGGCTGAAGACTCTGCTCAAGCGATCCATTATGACCTACCGGAAGGGCGCAGTCGCAAAGCGTTGCAAGAGTATATGGGAGTCCTTCATCAAGCCAAACGCGAGGAATTAGCTCAGATGCTTGGTGTCGATCTTTATATCTAA
- the nagA gene encoding N-acetylglucosamine-6-phosphate deacetylase has protein sequence MIALCNGVILTGEQTLTDKMVLINDGLIVDIVNASTPLDKDVSKIDLKGQYLAPGFIDLQLNGCGGVMFNHQPTKNTLRHMQQTNLLTGTTSFLPTLISDSDETIKAAIKACSEDMQAHQNQVLGMHLEGPYTNPIRKGIHPKEQLRQPSTAMINWLSKQTPWLKKVTLAPEVNRQEHIQALAQAGIIVSIGHSAASYDQAMQGFASGINFATHLYNAMTPTANGREPGVVGAIYDSQDVYAGIIADGYHVHWANVRLAKKILGERLVLVTDATAAASAPESMTEFDFCGATVFIKDGLCVDENGTLGGSSLTMDQGIRQLCHHLALPLDEAVRMATLYPAKALNIEDKLGLIKPGWVANLVQFDHNVKITATWVNGRQSLGSTEP, from the coding sequence ATGATTGCTTTGTGTAATGGGGTCATTTTGACCGGTGAACAAACCCTAACCGACAAAATGGTGCTTATCAACGATGGGCTTATTGTTGATATCGTCAACGCATCGACGCCGCTCGATAAAGACGTTAGCAAAATTGATCTCAAGGGTCAGTACCTCGCTCCCGGGTTTATCGATTTACAACTCAATGGCTGCGGTGGCGTTATGTTTAATCACCAGCCAACGAAAAACACCTTGCGTCACATGCAACAGACCAATTTACTGACTGGCACCACCAGCTTTTTACCTACTCTGATCAGTGACAGTGACGAGACGATTAAGGCGGCGATCAAGGCGTGCAGTGAAGACATGCAAGCGCATCAAAACCAGGTTTTGGGGATGCATCTAGAAGGCCCATATACCAACCCCATTCGCAAGGGTATCCACCCTAAAGAGCAACTTCGTCAACCATCCACCGCGATGATCAACTGGTTGAGCAAACAAACGCCTTGGCTGAAAAAAGTCACCCTTGCGCCCGAAGTCAATCGCCAAGAGCACATTCAAGCTCTCGCTCAAGCCGGTATTATCGTCAGTATTGGACACAGTGCAGCCAGTTACGATCAAGCGATGCAAGGCTTTGCGTCGGGAATCAATTTTGCCACTCACCTATACAATGCCATGACCCCAACGGCCAATGGACGAGAGCCTGGTGTGGTCGGGGCGATATACGATAGCCAAGACGTCTATGCAGGTATCATAGCCGACGGCTACCATGTTCACTGGGCCAATGTTCGTTTGGCCAAAAAAATCCTTGGTGAAAGGCTCGTCTTAGTCACCGATGCCACTGCCGCCGCATCAGCGCCTGAATCGATGACGGAGTTTGATTTCTGTGGCGCGACAGTATTCATAAAAGACGGATTGTGCGTCGATGAAAACGGCACGCTCGGCGGCTCATCTTTGACGATGGATCAGGGAATAAGACAGCTTTGTCACCACTTGGCTTTGCCTCTAGACGAAGCCGTTAGAATGGCCACTCTCTACCCAGCTAAAGCCCTTAACATTGAAGATAAATTAGGCCTAATCAAACCGGGCTGGGTTGCTAACCTCGTTCAATTTGATCACAATGTGAAGATAACAGCCACGTGGGTCAATGGTAGACAGTCTCTCGGTTCAACGGAGCCGTAA
- a CDS encoding alpha/beta fold hydrolase, with the protein MFHSRTVFTESAQIALLECGDGNRAPFTMVFLHGWLDNAASFFPLVTELKDHLPLGHYVLLDLPGHGLSSDKPTGHYYSFHDYIDDIHQCLAQITSNKLVMVGHSLGGMIATCYSAAFPEHLLALIQIESFGPLPEAENKAVTRLRQGVIGRARRRAKKAQPVINKQQAISLRASSTGLSCELIAPIVERDLQPSSHGWQWRHDPRLKCDSLYRMNEHQASAFLSSVSCAHLVILGESGFSSLKQRRQNWPQIDTVHIGGGHHCHLNSTQACANKIITIVNKINP; encoded by the coding sequence TTGTTCCACTCAAGAACTGTTTTTACCGAGAGTGCTCAGATTGCGCTATTGGAGTGCGGCGATGGTAATCGTGCTCCTTTTACCATGGTGTTCCTTCATGGCTGGTTAGACAATGCTGCCAGTTTTTTTCCTCTTGTTACTGAGTTGAAAGATCATCTGCCATTGGGGCATTACGTGTTACTCGATCTTCCTGGCCATGGTCTGTCAAGTGACAAACCAACCGGTCATTATTACAGCTTTCACGACTATATTGACGATATTCACCAGTGTTTGGCGCAAATAACCAGCAATAAGCTTGTTATGGTGGGTCATTCACTTGGTGGTATGATCGCAACTTGTTATAGTGCAGCCTTTCCTGAGCACCTGCTGGCCTTGATTCAAATTGAATCGTTTGGGCCGCTTCCAGAAGCGGAAAATAAAGCCGTAACCAGGTTGCGCCAAGGGGTGATTGGCCGTGCTCGCCGCCGCGCAAAAAAGGCTCAGCCCGTCATCAATAAACAGCAGGCCATATCGCTGCGTGCCAGCAGCACGGGATTGAGTTGTGAGCTCATCGCCCCAATCGTTGAGCGAGATTTACAACCTAGCTCTCACGGTTGGCAATGGCGGCATGACCCGCGTTTAAAATGTGATAGCCTGTATCGAATGAATGAACATCAAGCTTCGGCATTTTTGTCGTCGGTGAGTTGTGCGCATTTGGTGATTTTAGGAGAGAGTGGTTTCTCTTCACTGAAGCAACGGCGACAAAACTGGCCGCAAATAGACACAGTGCACATCGGTGGTGGGCACCATTGTCATTTGAACTCAACGCAAGCATGTGCCAACAAAATAATAACGATAGTCAATAAAATTAACCCCTGA
- a CDS encoding Slp family lipoprotein → MTKRANLFLLAALLLSGCATIPPELAINQESTSVITRLSEWQQDTPLNTPLRLGGVIASVDNLTDSTRLTIVYLPTKASAKPDIRYEPRGRFIVYSSTFLDPVAYAPGRLVTVLGRAKKTTEQSKQGQYPLELPVMQAQAVHLWRVERYLDEPVLGSRIFDCPHPRCFGARPWPMRHKVIEIVK, encoded by the coding sequence ATGACGAAACGAGCAAACCTATTCTTGTTGGCAGCGTTATTACTTTCAGGGTGCGCAACGATTCCACCGGAACTCGCCATCAACCAAGAGTCGACCTCAGTAATCACGCGTTTGTCCGAGTGGCAGCAAGATACGCCGCTCAATACACCCCTTCGTCTTGGCGGGGTGATTGCCAGCGTTGACAACCTGACGGACAGTACGCGATTGACAATTGTTTACTTGCCAACCAAAGCTTCGGCAAAGCCAGATATACGTTATGAACCCCGAGGGCGTTTTATCGTTTACAGTTCGACCTTTCTCGACCCAGTGGCCTATGCACCGGGCCGTTTAGTCACTGTACTTGGCAGGGCGAAAAAAACCACAGAGCAAAGTAAGCAAGGCCAGTATCCTCTAGAGTTGCCCGTTATGCAGGCTCAAGCCGTGCATTTATGGCGAGTTGAACGCTATCTTGATGAGCCGGTCTTAGGCAGCCGTATTTTTGACTGTCCTCATCCTCGTTGTTTCGGTGCACGCCCTTGGCCTATGCGCCATAAAGTGATCGAAATCGTCAAATAA
- a CDS encoding YcgL domain-containing protein, with product MFCSIYKSAKKPGAYLYVPKKDDFSQIPDALMTMFGKPTLVMVVNLSGRTLAQVNVDKVKASIQDEGYFLQLPPPPENLLEQHKARKKQQSE from the coding sequence ATGTTTTGTTCTATTTACAAAAGCGCTAAAAAACCGGGTGCGTACCTTTATGTGCCCAAAAAGGATGATTTTTCACAAATTCCTGACGCATTAATGACGATGTTTGGCAAACCAACTTTGGTTATGGTGGTCAATCTCTCTGGGCGTACTTTGGCGCAAGTGAATGTGGATAAGGTCAAGGCCTCTATACAAGATGAGGGGTACTTTTTACAACTGCCGCCGCCGCCAGAAAATTTGCTAGAACAACACAAAGCGAGAAAAAAACAACAGTCAGAATAG
- the fadD gene encoding long-chain-fatty-acid--CoA ligase FadD, with the protein MEKPWLTRYPDDVPELINPDQYESLVDMFEQSVRNYSDQAAFVNMGTVMTFRKLEERSRAFAAYLQNELKLKKGARVALMMPNLLQYPVALFGVLRAGLIAVNVNPLYTPRELEHQLNDADATTIVIVSNFANTLEKVVHNTPVKHVVITSLGQMLPRAKGTLVDFVVKYVKGMVPKYELPGAISMRKAVKKGRRLQYVKPYISSEDIAFLQYTGGTTGVAKGAVLTHRNMIANVLQAKGAYGPVLTPCRELVVTALPLYHVFALTVNCLLFIEMGAQNLLITNPRDIDGFVKELAKYPFSAITGVNTLFNALVNNEDFRELDFQHLHLSVGGGMAVQRSVAERWKKITGIHLLEGYGLTECAPLVAGNPYDLSDYSGAIGLPVPSTEIRIVNDQGEPQPLDAVGELQVRGPQVMQGYWQRPEATKEVLNSEGWLSTGDIVQFGEDGLLHIVDRKKDMILVSGFNVYPNEIEDVVALSPKVLEVAAIGEPHSSSGEVVKIYVVKSDDTLSKEEIIEHCRQYLTGYKIPKRVEFRDELPKSNVGKILRRVLREENDAKLKQDS; encoded by the coding sequence GTGGAAAAGCCATGGTTAACTCGTTACCCGGACGATGTCCCTGAATTGATTAACCCTGATCAATATGAATCCTTAGTCGATATGTTCGAACAATCCGTTCGCAACTATTCAGACCAAGCGGCTTTCGTCAACATGGGGACAGTGATGACGTTTCGCAAACTCGAAGAGCGAAGCCGCGCATTTGCTGCCTATTTACAAAACGAGTTAAAGCTCAAAAAGGGTGCCCGTGTTGCTTTGATGATGCCCAATTTATTGCAATACCCAGTCGCGCTTTTTGGTGTGCTGCGAGCGGGATTAATTGCGGTCAATGTCAATCCGTTGTACACACCAAGAGAGCTTGAGCATCAACTGAATGATGCCGATGCGACCACTATTGTCATTGTGTCTAACTTTGCTAATACGCTGGAAAAGGTCGTGCACAATACGCCAGTCAAACATGTCGTTATTACCAGTTTGGGACAAATGCTGCCTCGCGCGAAAGGCACACTGGTCGATTTTGTCGTCAAATACGTGAAAGGCATGGTGCCGAAATATGAACTGCCCGGGGCCATTTCGATGAGAAAAGCGGTCAAAAAAGGCCGTCGGTTACAATATGTAAAACCGTATATTTCCAGTGAAGATATTGCGTTTTTACAATACACCGGAGGGACGACAGGCGTGGCCAAGGGGGCTGTCCTCACTCATCGCAACATGATTGCCAACGTGTTACAAGCTAAAGGAGCGTATGGCCCTGTGCTAACGCCATGCCGAGAGCTCGTGGTCACGGCGCTGCCGCTTTATCACGTTTTTGCATTGACGGTGAACTGTTTATTGTTTATCGAAATGGGCGCACAAAACTTATTGATCACCAATCCTCGCGATATCGACGGTTTTGTCAAAGAGTTGGCCAAATACCCATTCAGCGCCATCACTGGCGTTAATACACTGTTTAATGCACTAGTTAATAACGAAGACTTTCGCGAGCTCGATTTTCAGCACTTACACCTGTCTGTCGGCGGAGGGATGGCTGTCCAACGTTCAGTCGCCGAGCGCTGGAAAAAGATCACGGGTATTCACTTACTCGAGGGCTATGGCCTGACTGAATGTGCGCCATTAGTCGCCGGTAATCCCTATGATTTATCGGATTACTCTGGCGCGATTGGTTTGCCTGTACCGTCGACGGAAATTCGCATTGTCAATGACCAAGGTGAACCCCAACCACTTGATGCGGTGGGGGAATTACAGGTGCGAGGACCGCAAGTCATGCAGGGCTATTGGCAGCGCCCAGAAGCGACGAAAGAAGTTCTTAACTCGGAAGGGTGGCTATCAACGGGAGACATTGTTCAATTTGGAGAAGACGGACTGCTGCACATCGTCGATCGCAAAAAAGACATGATTTTGGTCTCTGGGTTTAACGTCTACCCGAATGAAATTGAAGATGTGGTGGCGTTGAGTCCAAAAGTGCTTGAAGTCGCAGCCATTGGTGAGCCCCACAGTAGCTCTGGAGAAGTGGTGAAAATTTACGTCGTCAAAAGTGATGACACACTAAGCAAAGAAGAAATTATCGAGCACTGCCGTCAATATCTGACGGGCTATAAAATCCCTAAGCGGGTGGAGTTTCGCGATGAGCTTCCCAAGAGTAATGTGGGCAAGATTCTTCGCCGAGTCTTACGTGAAGAAAACGACGCTAAGCTCAAGCAAGACAGCTAA
- the minC gene encoding septum site-determining protein MinC — protein MSLNPDLKGSSFTLSVLHLADNNVDNTVEFIKQKVEKAPGFFASAPLVINIANVDQQEIDFSALKQGIKNQGLVPVGITGTKDKQQQHQASDAGLAILSSGKSHQAPPPELTPTKVIRTPIRSGQQIYAPNGDLVILNHVSAGAEVIADGSIHIHGTLRGRAIAGANGQKQAHIICNDLQAELVSIAGSYWLSEQIERECWQQKVLVSLQQDSLCIETLSV, from the coding sequence ATGTCACTCAATCCGGATCTGAAAGGCAGTAGCTTCACACTATCAGTTTTACACCTTGCTGATAATAATGTTGATAACACCGTCGAATTTATCAAACAAAAGGTAGAAAAAGCCCCTGGTTTTTTCGCTAGCGCCCCTTTGGTGATCAATATTGCAAATGTAGATCAGCAAGAAATTGATTTTTCAGCACTTAAGCAAGGAATAAAAAACCAAGGGTTAGTGCCTGTTGGCATTACAGGGACGAAGGACAAACAGCAGCAACACCAAGCGAGCGATGCCGGTTTAGCGATCCTTTCCTCAGGTAAGAGCCACCAAGCGCCCCCGCCTGAATTGACACCGACAAAAGTGATCCGAACGCCGATACGTTCTGGTCAACAGATTTACGCCCCCAATGGTGATCTGGTTATTCTCAATCATGTCAGTGCCGGAGCCGAAGTCATCGCCGATGGTTCGATTCACATTCACGGAACCTTGCGGGGACGAGCAATCGCAGGGGCCAATGGCCAAAAACAAGCGCATATTATTTGTAACGACTTACAAGCTGAACTGGTCTCTATCGCAGGTAGTTACTGGCTTAGCGAACAAATAGAACGAGAATGTTGGCAGCAAAAAGTCTTGGTCAGCTTGCAACAAGACTCGCTGTGTATAGAAACACTTTCGGTATAA